The Flavobacterium sp. 123 genome contains a region encoding:
- a CDS encoding CCA tRNA nucleotidyltransferase: protein MSIKTSYKEALHNKIFEVISQASQELKIDSYVIGGFVRDLLLKRDFKKDIDIVAVGSGIELALKVSSLLPKKPKVQVFKTYGTAMLRFEDTEIEFVGARKESYHFESRNPVVENGTLEDDQNRRDFTINALALSLNQSDFGELLDPFDGLADLKNKTIKTPLDPDITYSDDPLRMMRAIRFANQLNFEIEENSLNSITKNAERIKIISGERIVDELNKILSTEKPSIGFLLLFKTGLLDIILPELTALNQVEEIEGHTHKNNFYHTLEVVDNICPNSDDVWLRWSALLHDIGKAPTKRFNKKQGWTFHGHEFLGGKMAKKIFERLHMPLNQKMKFVQKMVMMSSRPIVLSQETVTDSAVRRLVFDAGEDVESLMTLCEADITTKNPSKFKKYHKNFEIVRKKIVEVEERDHVRNFQPPISGEEIMKLFDLKPSREIGMLKEAIKEAILEGEIPNEYQAAYDFMIKKAEKLGLKINAC from the coding sequence ATGAGCATTAAAACTTCATACAAAGAAGCCTTACATAATAAAATTTTTGAAGTAATTTCTCAAGCGTCACAAGAACTTAAGATTGACAGTTATGTCATTGGGGGATTTGTTCGGGATTTACTCTTGAAGAGAGATTTCAAAAAAGACATAGATATAGTTGCTGTAGGTAGCGGTATCGAATTAGCATTAAAAGTTTCAAGTCTGCTTCCTAAAAAACCAAAGGTTCAAGTTTTTAAGACCTACGGAACAGCAATGTTGCGTTTTGAAGATACCGAAATAGAGTTTGTTGGAGCTAGAAAAGAATCCTATCACTTTGAAAGTAGAAATCCAGTTGTCGAAAATGGAACCTTAGAAGACGACCAAAATCGTCGTGATTTCACCATAAACGCATTAGCATTATCTTTAAACCAATCTGATTTTGGTGAATTGTTAGATCCTTTTGATGGATTAGCTGATTTGAAAAACAAAACAATCAAAACACCGCTTGACCCAGACATTACCTACTCTGACGATCCGTTACGAATGATGCGAGCCATTCGTTTTGCAAATCAATTGAATTTTGAAATTGAGGAAAACTCATTGAATTCTATTACTAAAAATGCAGAACGAATTAAGATTATTTCTGGAGAAAGAATTGTTGATGAGTTGAACAAAATTCTCTCTACAGAGAAACCTTCCATTGGATTTTTACTCTTATTCAAAACAGGACTTTTAGATATTATTCTTCCTGAATTAACTGCTTTAAACCAAGTGGAAGAAATTGAAGGACATACACATAAAAACAATTTTTACCACACTTTAGAAGTTGTCGATAATATTTGCCCTAACTCAGATGATGTTTGGCTACGATGGTCTGCATTATTACACGATATTGGCAAAGCTCCAACAAAACGCTTTAATAAAAAACAAGGATGGACCTTTCATGGACATGAATTTCTAGGTGGGAAAATGGCAAAAAAAATCTTCGAAAGATTACATATGCCGCTCAACCAAAAAATGAAATTTGTTCAAAAAATGGTCATGATGAGTTCACGACCTATTGTTTTATCCCAAGAAACGGTAACGGATAGTGCCGTTCGCCGTTTGGTTTTTGATGCCGGTGAAGATGTAGAGAGTTTAATGACGCTTTGCGAAGCAGATATCACAACCAAAAACCCTAGTAAATTCAAGAAATATCATAAAAACTTTGAAATCGTTCGAAAGAAAATTGTTGAAGTTGAGGAACGCGATCATGTTCGTAACTTTCAGCCACCTATTTCTGGTGAAGAAATTATGAAACTTTTTGATTTAAAACCTTCTCGTGAAATTGGAATGTTGAAGGAAGCCATAAAAGAAGCTATATTAGAAGGGGAAATTCCAAACGAATATCAAGCTGCTTATGATTTTATGATAAAAAAAGCCGAGAAATTAGGACTAAAGATTAACGCTTGTTGA
- a CDS encoding COX15/CtaA family protein, with product MKKENKYVITWLLSGCLLLFMMVVVGGITRLTNSGLSMTDWHLVTDTFPPLTEAKWSQAFEEYKKFPEYQKINIHNDFTLSDYKFIYFWEWFHRFIGRIIGLVFIVPFFYFLLKKRLSTETLKKCVVLLGMGAFQGFLGWFMVRSGLIDNPDVSHFRLSLHLTFAFITFAYTLWVALDLIYPNRTASIVPLKKLARIGLVFLLLQIIYGGFVAGLNAGLIHNHWPLMSDGQFIHDSVFIEQKSLFLNLTEGKSGVQFVHRTMAYVVVGLILALYFASKKYTLSSTQTKGINALVIIVFLQFTLGVLTLLYSVPLWLGLAHQIVAFFLLTAMTFTLHRLSK from the coding sequence ATGAAAAAAGAAAATAAATACGTTATAACTTGGTTGTTATCTGGTTGCTTATTATTGTTTATGATGGTTGTCGTGGGAGGAATCACCCGATTAACCAATTCAGGATTATCAATGACCGATTGGCATTTAGTTACGGACACATTTCCTCCGTTGACAGAAGCAAAATGGTCACAGGCATTTGAGGAATATAAAAAATTTCCTGAATACCAAAAGATTAATATCCATAATGACTTTACCCTTAGTGATTATAAATTCATTTATTTCTGGGAATGGTTTCACCGTTTCATCGGAAGAATTATTGGATTAGTTTTTATCGTTCCTTTTTTCTATTTCTTATTGAAAAAACGTCTTTCTACAGAAACACTTAAAAAATGTGTAGTCTTATTAGGAATGGGAGCTTTTCAAGGTTTTTTAGGATGGTTTATGGTTCGTAGTGGATTAATTGACAATCCTGATGTAAGTCATTTTAGACTTTCTTTACATTTAACTTTTGCTTTTATAACATTTGCTTATACACTTTGGGTTGCTTTGGATTTAATATATCCAAATAGAACAGCTTCAATAGTACCGTTAAAAAAACTAGCACGTATTGGATTAGTATTTTTATTATTGCAAATTATCTATGGAGGATTTGTTGCGGGATTAAATGCAGGATTAATACACAATCACTGGCCACTAATGAGTGATGGACAATTTATTCACGATAGTGTTTTTATCGAACAAAAATCATTGTTTCTTAATCTTACTGAAGGCAAAAGTGGGGTTCAATTTGTACACCGAACTATGGCTTATGTAGTAGTTGGTCTTATTTTAGCTTTATATTTCGCAAGTAAAAAATACACTTTGTCATCCACACAAACCAAAGGAATAAATGCCTTAGTAATCATTGTGTTTTTGCAGTTTACATTAGGTGTTTTAACTTTGTTGTATAGCGTTCCGCTTTGGTTAGGACTTGCGCATCAAATTGTAGCATTCTTTTTGCTAACCGCAATGACAT